TTGCTGCAGGCTCGGGCTGTGCCAGTCGCTCAGGTGCTTGGCCACGCAGGCGGCGCGCAGGACGCTGGGAGGCAGTACGGCATAGCCCAGGCGCAGCTCCGACAGCAAGGTCTTGGAAAAGGTACCGACATAGGCCACCAACCCGTGTCGATCCAGGCGTTGCAACGCATCGCTGGCCGGGCCCTGATAGCGAAATTCGCAGTCGTAGTCGTCCTCGATGATCAGCGCTCCGAGTTCAGCGGCGCGGGCCAGCAGGGCGTGTCGGCGGCGTTCGCTCATCGGCATGCCGAGCGGGAACTGGTGCGACGGCGTCACATAGATCAGTTGGGTGCCGTCTGCGATCAGCTCGACGCACAGCCCTTCATCGTCCACCGGCACCGACTGCAAATCAGCGCCCATCGCCAGAAACAGCTGGCGTGCCGGTGGATAGCCGGGATCCTCCATGGCCACGCGTGTACCGGGTTCGACCAGCACCCGGGCGATCAGGTCGAGCGCCTGCTGGGCGCCGTTGCACACCAGCACATCGGCGGCGCTGCAGTGCACGCCGCGGGCGAAGGCAATGTGATGGGCGATGGCTTCGCGCAGCTCGGGCAGACCCTGGGCCGGGAACTGGCGCTCGCTGTGGCGCTGGCTGCAGCGCAGGGCGTACTGCATGCAGGCGCGCCATTGGTCGAAGGGAAACTGGCTCTTGGCCGATACGCCGCCGACGAAGTCGTAACGCGAGGGCGCCTCGAGCGCGGAGCGGCCGAGCACGGTGGCGCGTTGCTGCCAGCGTTCGAGGCTGCTGGCGGCGGCCAGGGCAATCGGCTCGACGTCGCTGGCCTGCAGGGCCCGCCGTGGGCTGACGAAGGTGCCACGCCCGACCACGCCGCTGAGCAGATTGTCGTAGGTCAGCCGCGAGTACGCTTCGGCCACGGTCTTGCGCGATATCCCCAACTGCTCGGCCAGCAGGCGCGTGGGCGGCAACTGGGTGCCGGCGGCCAGGTGGCCGCTGTCGATGGCGCTGCGCAGCTGCTGGTAGAGCTGCTCGGCCAGGCCCTTGCGGCCCTCCAGGCGAATGTGTAGTTCCATGGGGCTATCCGGATGGGGGACGGCCTAGCTTGCGATTTTGGGGGGTGGCTCGCAAGTTTTGTTGCTTGGCGGGAGTTCTTTAGCGCCTGTGAGATCGAGCGCCGCTCGATCTCACAGGCCCTAAAAAGCTGTCGGCGAACACCTGTCAGCCCTCACGCGATCACATTCGAACACCTTGAGATGATTTCCAGAATCTCAACCTGGAAAAGGCTTACAGTCTGCTCAATGCTCGAAAATCGGCGGAGCCTGCTTCGCGGGCAAGCTCGCTCCCACAAAACCCGCTCCCACAAAATGGACTGCCCCCACAGAACCTGCTATCACAAAACCTACCCACGCACACCCAGATCAACCCCGACGATAACGTGGCGCCAACTGTTGATTCGACAGGTGCCCGTTCAACGCCTGGCGGCTGGCCTCGAACGCCTCGAAGCGTTCGATTTCGTGCAGCGACGGAATCGAGATCAGGCGCTTGGCGTCGAAATCGGCCAGTGCCGCTTCCACCAGGTCCTGCGCAGTCATGACGATCGCAGGATCCAGATTCTCCACCGGCAGGCCGCCGATGCTCCAGAAGTCGGTGGCGGTGGCGCCTGGCAGTACGGCCTGGACCTGCACACCCTTGTCGGCCAGCTCCTTGTGCAGGCTCTGAGTGAAGGCGGTGACGTATGCCTTGCTGCCGCCATACACGCCATTGAGCAGTTCCGGCAGCAGGCTGACCACTGAGGAGATGTTGATCAGCGCGCCCTCGCCGCGCTCGACGAAGCCAGGCACCGCGGCATAGGTCAGGCGGGTGAGGGCGGTGATGTTCAGCGCGATCATGCGGGTCATCTGTTCAACGTCGCTTTCCAGCAGTGCGGTGTGGGTCCCGATACCCGCGTTGTTGACCAGCAGGCCGATGCTGGCATCTTCGCGCAGACGGGTTTCGATGCGCGCCAGGTCCTGGCTGTCGGCCAGGTCTGCCGGCAGGACTTCGACGCTGCGTCCGGTCTGGCTGCTCAGGCGAGAGGCCAGTTGATTGAGGCGTTCGCGGTTGCGGGCGACCAGGATCAGGTCGTGGCCGCGGCGGGCCAGGTGTTCGGCGTAGAGTGCGCCAATGCCGGTAGAGGCGCCAGTGATGAGGGCTGTACGAGTCATGGTTGCTGCTCCGTGGGTTGGGTTGCAGCGATGATGCGCGCCTTTGATTGTGGCGCAAATGACGCATATAGTACGTTTTCAGGACATCAAGCGAGGTGGGCCATGCATCGGGTCGGCTATCTGTTGTGTGAAGGGTTTCAGGTCATGGCGCTGGCGTCGCAGTCGGTATTCGAGTTCGCCAATGTGCTGACGGGCAAGCGTCTTTACGCCTTGGGCAACTACAGCGTGGCCGGCGGTGGGCTGGTGTCGTCGCTGGGCATGCAGTTGCAGACCCAGGCGGTCGATACGCCGGGGCATGCCGACACCTGGCTGGTGGCGGGCACCTTGTCGCCGATCGCTTCACCTGCCGATACGGCCAGCGTGGACCTGGTGCGTCGGCTGGGCGAGCAGGCGCGCCGTACCGCCGGGATCTGTACGGGGGCCTTCACCTTGGCGGCAGCCGGCCTGCTCGACGGGCGTCGGGCGACCACGCATTGGGCCTACGCCCGGGAACTGCGGCAGATGCACCCGGCGATCCAGGTAGAGGACGACCGCATCTTCATTGCCGATGGCAACATCTGGACGTCCGCCGGCATGACCGCCTGTATCGACATGGCCCTGGGCATGCTTGAGCAGGATCACGGCCATGAGCTCGCACGAGCCGTTGCGCATCGGCTGGTGATGCATCAGCGCCGCTCGGGAGGCCAGTCGCAACATTCTCAGCTGCTCGACCTGGCACCGCGCACCGACCGCATGCAGAGTGTGCTCGACTACGCTCGCCAGCACCTGCAGCGGCCGCTGAGCGTCGAGGAACTGGCTGAGGTTGCGCACCTGAGTCCGCGCCAGTTCAGCCGCGTGTTCAGTGCCGAAACCGGGCAATCGCCGGCGCGGGCCATCGAGGGCCTGCGCCTGGAGGCGGCGCGGCTGATGATCGAACAAAGTCGGCACAGCCTGGATGTGGTGGCGCGCGAGACAGGATTTCGCGACCGTCGGCATTTGCGCGAGGCCTTTGTACGCGGGTTCGGCATTCCGCCCCAGGCGATACGTCGTGATGCACGGCGCGTGGGGCGTGAAGGAGTCGTGGCATGAAGAAACGGGTTCGCATGGACGACCTGCAGGTGTTTGTCACCACTGTCGAGGCCGGTGGGCTTTCAGCTGCAGCGCGACAACTGGACATCTCGCCAGCCCTGGCCAGTGCCGCGCTGCAGCGCCTGGAGCACAGCCTGGGGATTCGTCTGTTGGTGCGTTCGACACGCCGGCTGCGCCTGTCGGACGATGGCGAGCGCTATCTGCCCCACGCGCGTCAGGCCCTGGACGCGCTGGTCGATGGCGAAATGGCGCTGGAGCAGGCACGCGCCGAACTGGCGGGGCCATTGCGTCTGTCGATGCCGTCGGACCTGGGGCGCAACCTGCTGTTGCCCTGGCTGACGGAGTTTCAGGCCGAATACCCACGACTCGACATGCGCCTGCGAGTCAGCGACCAGGTGGCCGACCTGTTTGGCGAGCAACTGGATGCCAGCATCCGCTACGGGCTGCTGGGGGATTCCAGCCTGGTGGCCTTGCCGCTGGCCGCCGATAACCGCCGCACGTTGTGCGCGGCACCGTCCTACATCGCTCGGCATGGCGCGCCGCAGACTCCGCAGGCGCTGGCCGGGCACAACTGCCTGCGTTATGTGATGGGGGAGCAGACCCACGATCGCTGGAGTTTTGAGGATGCAGGGGCAACGAGCACGGTGCTGGTCAGCGGCGATCGCTGCAGCGACGATGCCGATATCGTGCGACGCTGGGCGGTGGCGGGGCTTGGTGTGGTCTACAAGTCGCGCCTGGATGTGCTCGAGGACATCCGCGCCGGAAGGTTGGTGGAGTTGCTGGCGGACCATGCAGGGCAGGCGGCGCCACTGCAACTGGTATGCGCGCACCGACAGTCGCTGAGCCCGGCAGTGCGGCGCTTGCATGGGTTTCTGGCGCAACGGCTGCAGGCCTATCTCGCGTGAGCGGATACGCCTGCAGCCGTTGCGCTTCAGGTCACAGCACCTTGAAGCCGTGGGTGCCATCGCGCTCGAGTTGCGCGATCAGACCAAACTCCCAGTCCAGGTAGCCTTGCATGGCTTCGCGTGGGTTGTCGGTCCCTTCGTATGGCCGGCGATAGCGGTCGGTACGCTCCGCTGCCAGGCGCGTTTCACCTGATTCCAGGGGTTTGCCGGCGGCGATCCAGCTTGCCGTGCCGCCTGCCAGCAGATAGACCGGTGTGCGCGTCAGGGCTTGAAGGTCGGTGGCGGCAAAGCTTGCCAGCAGGCTGCTGCCGCAGGTCAGCACGTAGCGCTCGGCCTTGGGCAGGCGCTCCAGAGCCTCGGGCAACTGCGCGCGGATCGCCCAATAAGCACCTGGGATGTGGCGCTTGACGTAATTGGCGCTGGCGGTGAAGTCCAGCAAGACGGTGCCTTCCTCGGCCAGCCAGGCCTGCAATTGCTCGACGTCGATCTCGGTATTGCGCGCAAGTGCCGGGCGGGGTGCCTGCCATTCGCCGGTTTCGCTGAAGTCGGCCTTGCTCAGGCCGTCGAGCACCGCCACTTCCCAGCCCATCTGCGCGAGCCACGAAGCGCTCATGTTGGCACGCACGCCGTCGTTATCGACCAGCACGATGCGGGCGCCGCGCACGCTGGCGTTGTGATCGGTTTCCTGCACCAACTGGCCACCGGGCGTGGAGCGGCTGTTGGGCAGGTGACCGGCAACGTATTCCTCGGGTGTGCGCACGTCGAACAGATAGGTGGTGCGCGCAGTCTCTGCCTGCCAGGTGGCCAGACCTTGACGGTCCAGGCGCTGCACTCCGGCCCGGTCGGCAACGGCGCGGGCGCGCTCGGCAGCGCTGCTGCGGGTGCTGTCGCCGACCTCGGCGAAGCGCTGCGCCTGGCCGTGGGCCAGTTTTTGACCGGCCAGTGTCCAGCCGATGGTACCGTTGCGCAGCGCCGCCACCGGGTTGGGGATGCCGGCGTTGACCAGCGATTGTGTGCCGATGATGCTGCGGGTGCGCCCTGCGCAGTTGACGATCACCCGGGTCGCCGGATCGGGTGCCAGTTCGGCGACGCGCAGCACCAGTTCGGCGCCAGGCACGCTGATGCCTCCGGGAATGCTCATGGTCTGGTATTCGTCGAAGCGTCGGGCGTCGAGCACCACTACGTTGGCCTGGCTGTCGAGCAGGGCCTGGACCTCTTCGGCGGCCAGCGAGGGGGTGTGGCGCACACTCTCCACCAGCTCGCCGAACGCTTTGCTGGGTACGTTGACGTCGCGGAACAGCTCGCCGCCGGCATCGCGCCAGCCGCCAAGCCCACCCTCGAGCACCGCCACATCGCTATAGCCCAGTGCCTGCAGACGCTCGACAGCGATGGCCGCCAGCCCCTCGCCATCGTCATAGACGGTGATGGCAGTGTCCCGGCGTGGCACGCGGGCGAAGATTTCCAGTTCCAGCTTCGAGAGCGGGATGTTGGCCGCGAACAGCGGATGCGCCTGGGCGAAGGGGTCTTCCTCGCGCAGGTCGATCAGGGCGACTTCTTCGTGGGCCAGCAGGGCGGAGCGAATGTCATGGAAACTGCGTGTGCTGAGGCGGGTCATGGGGCAGGGTTCTCTTTGGACAGGTCCCAGATGTTGGGCAGGCTGGAGTTGGAATAACCGGAGATGAACGGCTTCTCGCTACCGTCGGGCAGGTAGACGGCGCGGCTGACCGCACCGATGTTGGCGCCGTAGACATGGATGCTGATCGAGACCCGGTCGTCGAAGGCGTTGCTGACCTGATGGATATCGCCGATGTGCGGTGACACTGCTTCCACGTGGCCAGGGTCGATCCGCAGCCGCTCGCCCTGGGCCACCAAGGCGCCATGGGCGTCGCGGGTGAAGCCTTGGGCGTACTCGGCACCGCGCAACATGCCGATCAAGCCCCAGACACGGTGGTCATGGATCGGCGTGCTCTGGCCTGGCCCCCAGACGAAGCTGACCACCGAGAAGCGTTGGCGCGAATCGCAATGCAGCAGGTATTGCTGGTAGCGGGCGGGGTCCGGCTGGGCAAGGGCTTCGGGCAACCAGTCGTCATGGGCGACCAGGCTGTGCAGCAGGGTGTGGCCCTGATCGAGCAGGGTGGCTTCTTCGGGGTGGCGGTCCAGCAGGTCGGAGAGTTCGCCAATGAAGTGGCGCAGGCGCTCGAGGCGCGGTGTCTGGCTCATGGTTCAGGCTCGGGCTGACGGTCATGGGCAAACCCTAGCAACTGCCTGAATATTCTCAAAATTCAAATTATTCATAAGCTAATATGCAAATTCAGCATTTACTGGCGATGAGAAATTATCTGCAAGTTCTGCATTTTGAATGAATTAGGTTATGCCTAAAACGAATTTCACAGGGTGTGATCAAGTGGTTAGCGTATAAGTCAGTGGGCATTTAGATTCAAACGCTATAAAAACCCTTTCTGACCTTGGGGCACCTGCAATGAGCGTTCAATTCATCGGCATGATCGGCCATCGCCTGTCATCGGAGGTCCTGGCCCCCAGCGGGCCCGTCTTCGACAAGGACTACATCACCCGTTTTGCCCAGGCCCATGAGCAGGCTGGGTTCGATCGCATCCTGGTCGGTTATTGGTCGGACCAGCCTGACGGATTCCTGGTGACTGCCCTGGCAGGGCTTGCTACCTCGCGTATTCACTTCCTGCTGGCGCACCGCCCGGGTTTCGTCGCACCGACCCTGGCCGCACGCAAGCTGGCAACCCTTGAGCACCTGCTCGACGGGCGCCTGGCGGTGCACATCATCAGTGGCGGCAGCGACATCGAGCAACGCAAGGACGGCGACCACCTGGCCCATGACCAGCGCTATGCCCGCACCGATGAATTCCTCGATGTGGTGCGCAAGGTCTGGACCCATGACACGCCGTTCGACCATGACGGCAACCATTACCAGGCCGCGGGGGCGTTTTCGGCGATCAAGCCGCTGCAGCAGCCGCATCTGCCCATCTATTTCGGCGGCTCCTCGCCTGCGGCCCTGGCGGTGGCGGGCAAGCACGCCGATGTATACGCCTTGTGGGGCGAATCGCTGGAGCAAACCGCCGAAACCATCGCCGCCGTGCGCGAGCAGGCTGCGCGTCATGGTCGCCAGGTGCAGTTCAGTGTGTCCTTCCGGCCGATCATCGCCGCCACCGAGGAGGCGGCCTGGGCCAAGGCCGAGGGCATTCTCGGTCAGGCTCGTCAGCGCCTCGAGCAGGCAGGGCCGGTGATCGCCAACAAGCCGCAGAGCGTGGGCGCCCAGCGCCTGCGTGACACCGTGGCCAAGGGGGAGCGGGTCGACGAACGCCTGTGGACCGGCATCGCTGCGCTGGTGGGCGGCGGTCACAACTCCACGGCGCTGGTGGGGACCGCCGAGCAGGTCGCCGATGCCTTGCTGGCCTATTACGACCTGGGCGTGACCAGCTTCCTCATCCGCGGCTTCGACCCTTTGGCTGACGCCGAGGACTATGGCCGCGAACTGATCCCGTTGACCCGCGCCAAGGTGGCAGCGCGCAACGCCTGATATTCACTGTTACACGCGACGAGACCGCACGCGCGGATCGCCCTGACTTGCCCGAAGTGGCATCTGGAGACGAACGTGCGTTATCTCAAACAACTGGCCGCCGGTGTGCTGGCCACCTCGATCAGCCTTGCGGCGGCTGCGCAGACCCTGGTGGTCGGCGACCAGAGCTACAACGCCCGTGCCGTGATGGAAGCGGCCGGTGTGCTTGAAGATTTGCCTTACACCCTGGAATGGAAGCAGTTCACTGCCGGCTCTCCAGTGGCCGAGGCACTCAATGTCGGCAGCCTCGATCTGGGTCTGTTGGGGGATGCGCCACCGTTGTTCCTCGGCGCACTCGGTGCGCCGATCAAGGTGGTGGCGGTGTCGCGGCAGAACCTCGAGGGTGTGGCGATCCTCGCGCGCAAGGATTCCGACATCCACAGCCTGGCCGACCTCAAGGGCAAGCGCG
The Pseudomonas putida genome window above contains:
- a CDS encoding LLM class flavin-dependent oxidoreductase; translated protein: MSVQFIGMIGHRLSSEVLAPSGPVFDKDYITRFAQAHEQAGFDRILVGYWSDQPDGFLVTALAGLATSRIHFLLAHRPGFVAPTLAARKLATLEHLLDGRLAVHIISGGSDIEQRKDGDHLAHDQRYARTDEFLDVVRKVWTHDTPFDHDGNHYQAAGAFSAIKPLQQPHLPIYFGGSSPAALAVAGKHADVYALWGESLEQTAETIAAVREQAARHGRQVQFSVSFRPIIAATEEAAWAKAEGILGQARQRLEQAGPVIANKPQSVGAQRLRDTVAKGERVDERLWTGIAALVGGGHNSTALVGTAEQVADALLAYYDLGVTSFLIRGFDPLADAEDYGRELIPLTRAKVAARNA
- a CDS encoding SDR family NAD(P)-dependent oxidoreductase, producing MTRTALITGASTGIGALYAEHLARRGHDLILVARNRERLNQLASRLSSQTGRSVEVLPADLADSQDLARIETRLREDASIGLLVNNAGIGTHTALLESDVEQMTRMIALNITALTRLTYAAVPGFVERGEGALINISSVVSLLPELLNGVYGGSKAYVTAFTQSLHKELADKGVQVQAVLPGATATDFWSIGGLPVENLDPAIVMTAQDLVEAALADFDAKRLISIPSLHEIERFEAFEASRQALNGHLSNQQLAPRYRRG
- a CDS encoding GlxA family transcriptional regulator, producing MHRVGYLLCEGFQVMALASQSVFEFANVLTGKRLYALGNYSVAGGGLVSSLGMQLQTQAVDTPGHADTWLVAGTLSPIASPADTASVDLVRRLGEQARRTAGICTGAFTLAAAGLLDGRRATTHWAYARELRQMHPAIQVEDDRIFIADGNIWTSAGMTACIDMALGMLEQDHGHELARAVAHRLVMHQRRSGGQSQHSQLLDLAPRTDRMQSVLDYARQHLQRPLSVEELAEVAHLSPRQFSRVFSAETGQSPARAIEGLRLEAARLMIEQSRHSLDVVARETGFRDRRHLREAFVRGFGIPPQAIRRDARRVGREGVVA
- a CDS encoding rhodanese-related sulfurtransferase produces the protein MTRLSTRSFHDIRSALLAHEEVALIDLREEDPFAQAHPLFAANIPLSKLELEIFARVPRRDTAITVYDDGEGLAAIAVERLQALGYSDVAVLEGGLGGWRDAGGELFRDVNVPSKAFGELVESVRHTPSLAAEEVQALLDSQANVVVLDARRFDEYQTMSIPGGISVPGAELVLRVAELAPDPATRVIVNCAGRTRSIIGTQSLVNAGIPNPVAALRNGTIGWTLAGQKLAHGQAQRFAEVGDSTRSSAAERARAVADRAGVQRLDRQGLATWQAETARTTYLFDVRTPEEYVAGHLPNSRSTPGGQLVQETDHNASVRGARIVLVDNDGVRANMSASWLAQMGWEVAVLDGLSKADFSETGEWQAPRPALARNTEIDVEQLQAWLAEEGTVLLDFTASANYVKRHIPGAYWAIRAQLPEALERLPKAERYVLTCGSSLLASFAATDLQALTRTPVYLLAGGTASWIAAGKPLESGETRLAAERTDRYRRPYEGTDNPREAMQGYLDWEFGLIAQLERDGTHGFKVL
- a CDS encoding LysR family transcriptional regulator gives rise to the protein MKKRVRMDDLQVFVTTVEAGGLSAAARQLDISPALASAALQRLEHSLGIRLLVRSTRRLRLSDDGERYLPHARQALDALVDGEMALEQARAELAGPLRLSMPSDLGRNLLLPWLTEFQAEYPRLDMRLRVSDQVADLFGEQLDASIRYGLLGDSSLVALPLAADNRRTLCAAPSYIARHGAPQTPQALAGHNCLRYVMGEQTHDRWSFEDAGATSTVLVSGDRCSDDADIVRRWAVAGLGVVYKSRLDVLEDIRAGRLVELLADHAGQAAPLQLVCAHRQSLSPAVRRLHGFLAQRLQAYLA
- a CDS encoding cysteine dioxygenase, which translates into the protein MSQTPRLERLRHFIGELSDLLDRHPEEATLLDQGHTLLHSLVAHDDWLPEALAQPDPARYQQYLLHCDSRQRFSVVSFVWGPGQSTPIHDHRVWGLIGMLRGAEYAQGFTRDAHGALVAQGERLRIDPGHVEAVSPHIGDIHQVSNAFDDRVSISIHVYGANIGAVSRAVYLPDGSEKPFISGYSNSSLPNIWDLSKENPAP
- a CDS encoding PLP-dependent aminotransferase family protein, with amino-acid sequence MELHIRLEGRKGLAEQLYQQLRSAIDSGHLAAGTQLPPTRLLAEQLGISRKTVAEAYSRLTYDNLLSGVVGRGTFVSPRRALQASDVEPIALAAASSLERWQQRATVLGRSALEAPSRYDFVGGVSAKSQFPFDQWRACMQYALRCSQRHSERQFPAQGLPELREAIAHHIAFARGVHCSAADVLVCNGAQQALDLIARVLVEPGTRVAMEDPGYPPARQLFLAMGADLQSVPVDDEGLCVELIADGTQLIYVTPSHQFPLGMPMSERRRHALLARAAELGALIIEDDYDCEFRYQGPASDALQRLDRHGLVAYVGTFSKTLLSELRLGYAVLPPSVLRAACVAKHLSDWHSPSLQQWALARFIGEGHLNRHIRRCHDIYAARRERILARLESDLAPWLSAVPASAGFHLSALAAPGVDVELLVRLTRRVEVGVYSLAPFFNDVPVRPGLLMGFGAIERLDIDPALDRVRDALQQLS